A genomic window from Halomonas sp. LR3S48 includes:
- a CDS encoding ammonium transporter: MIELAELSYALDTFYFLICGVLVMWMAAGFSMLEAGLVRAKNTAEILTKNIALFAIACTMYLLVGYAIMYSSDAGGILPNLGVLIGSENGVDAVTAGGDDAPYYSMRADFFFQVVFVATAMSIVSGAVAERMKLWAFLAFAVVMTGVIYPVSGYWTWGGGWLSELGFSDYAGSGIVHMAGAAAALAGVLVLGPRKGKYGKDGSIHAIPGANLPLATVGTFILWMGWFGFNGGSELKLSDVASANNVAQVLVNTNAAAAGGVIAALILAKLWFRKADLTMALNGALAGLVAITAGPLEPSALGATLIGAVGGIIVVASIVTLDKLKIDDPVGAISVHGVVGLWGLLAVPLSSDASFGAQIIGAIAIFAWVFAASLAVWLLIKAIMGVRVSEEEEYEGVDLAECGMEAYPEFSVARVYGGSGGRPQSGGYGAGAPIGQPHAE, from the coding sequence ATGATTGAACTTGCCGAGTTGAGCTACGCGCTCGACACCTTCTACTTCCTGATATGCGGCGTGCTGGTCATGTGGATGGCCGCCGGCTTCTCGATGCTCGAGGCCGGCCTGGTCCGCGCCAAGAACACCGCCGAGATCCTGACCAAGAACATCGCCCTGTTCGCCATCGCCTGCACCATGTACCTGCTGGTGGGCTACGCCATCATGTATTCGAGTGACGCCGGCGGCATCCTGCCCAATCTGGGCGTACTGATCGGCAGCGAAAACGGTGTCGATGCCGTGACTGCCGGTGGCGACGACGCCCCCTACTACTCCATGCGCGCCGACTTCTTCTTCCAGGTAGTGTTCGTCGCCACCGCCATGTCGATCGTCTCCGGCGCCGTGGCCGAGCGCATGAAGCTGTGGGCCTTCCTCGCCTTCGCCGTGGTCATGACCGGCGTCATCTACCCGGTATCCGGCTACTGGACCTGGGGCGGTGGCTGGCTTTCCGAGCTGGGCTTCTCCGACTACGCGGGCTCCGGCATCGTGCACATGGCCGGCGCCGCTGCGGCACTCGCCGGTGTACTGGTCCTAGGTCCACGCAAGGGCAAGTACGGCAAGGACGGCAGCATCCATGCGATCCCCGGCGCCAACCTGCCGCTGGCGACCGTGGGCACCTTCATCCTGTGGATGGGCTGGTTCGGCTTCAACGGCGGCTCCGAGCTCAAGCTCTCCGACGTCGCTTCGGCGAACAACGTGGCCCAGGTGCTGGTCAATACCAATGCCGCTGCCGCGGGCGGTGTGATCGCCGCGCTGATCCTGGCCAAGCTGTGGTTCCGCAAGGCCGACCTGACCATGGCGCTGAACGGCGCGCTGGCCGGCCTGGTGGCCATCACCGCGGGCCCGCTGGAGCCCTCGGCGCTGGGTGCCACGCTGATCGGTGCCGTGGGCGGCATCATCGTGGTGGCTTCCATCGTGACCCTGGACAAGCTCAAGATCGACGACCCGGTCGGCGCCATCTCGGTGCACGGTGTGGTCGGTCTCTGGGGCCTGCTGGCAGTGCCGCTCTCCTCGGACGCCAGCTTCGGCGCCCAGATCATCGGTGCGATCGCCATCTTCGCCTGGGTCTTCGCCGCCAGCCTGGCCGTGTGGCTGCTCATCAAGGCGATCATGGGCGTTCGTGTCAGCGAAGAGGAAGAGTACGAAGGGGTCGACCTGGCCGAGTGCGGCATGGAAGCCTACCCCGAGTTCAGTGTCGCCAGGGTCTATGGCGGCAGCGGCGGCCGCCCGCAGTCCGGCGGCTACGGTGCCGGCGCACCGATCGGCCAGCCACACGCCGAATAA